The Cytobacillus firmus genome segment GAGGTGAAAGCTGGAACTTGTAAGCCGTGGACTTTTATCTTTCCATCTGACCTCATCCTAAAAGAGACGCCGGATTTGAGTACATGGAAGATATACCCTCCAAAATCATAAATAAAGCAAGCCATTTGGCTTGCTTTTTAGAGTTTATACGAAGTCTGGCCAGTTAACTTGTATTTCATCCCCGTCAATCTGTTCAAGGGTCCGATATTTTAATGGCAGAAGCAGTTCTTCTTCCTTGTTAAGAAAAGATTTGGCGATTTCAAAAGGAATGAGATCGTATTGATCTTTCTTTTCGGCAATTAAGTAAGCGCCGGAAAGCTTTCCTTTTTCGTTAAATCCAGGGTAATAAAAGCCGGATAATAGGTTTTGTCGTTTGCTTCGAGGACAGCTTTTGCTGTTACTTTTCCGCCATCTTCTTTTTCTACAGAGAGGTTGCTTGTGTTCTCCAATACTTTTATTGCCCACCCCTGTTTTTTATAGCCGCCTATCACTTTTGGGGGATTGGCGCTTAATTCCGATAGTAGATTGCTATTTGGTTCGTTCTTATCCATATCTTGTAATACTCCCTCCGATAAATCTCGTGAATATTAGTCAAGTGTTAATTGAAGGCAAATGTCTTTAAATCGTACCATAATTGTAAAGTTTGTACAATTTTTTGCGTTCTATTTAAATTTAGTATAAGATTTGCTTGATAACAATAATAAAATATTACCAAAAATTAGATGAATATTTAGCAAATTAAGGTTTTAGTCGGAAATATATGGATTTAAATTTCCATAAATTTCTTTATGGGTATAGTATTTGTAATTTAAATGTAAAATTGATGACTTTTACATAAATTTACTTGTGAAGTATGGGTAAAGATATGTTAATCTTAAACTTGATAAAAAACTGCAGAATATTTTACAATAATTTCACATAAACTTTTTTAAATTTAGGAGGCTATTATAGTGCAAAAAGTAAAAAAAGCTATTATTCCGGCAGCAGGATTAGGGACCAGATTTTTGCCTGCAACTAAAGCGATGCCTAAGGAAATGCTACCAATCGTTGATAAGCCGACTATTCAATATATAGTAGAAGAAGCAATTGAGTCCGGAATTGAGGACATTATTATTGTTACTGGTAAAGGAAAGAGAGCAATTGAAGATCATTTTGACTACGCTCTTGAGCTAGAGGATAATCTGGTACGTAAAGAAAAATTTGATCTTCTTGAAAAAGTGCGGCGCTCTTCTCAGGTGGATATTCATTATATCCGTCAAAAAGAGCCAAAGGGTCTTGGACATGCTATTTGGTGCGCCCGAAAATTCATCGGCAATGAGCCATTTGCTGTTCTGCTTGGTGATGACATCGTTCAGGCTGAGACTCCTTGCTTGAAGCAGCTGACTGATTTATATGAAAAAGTAAATTCATCAGTGATTGGAGTCCAGCAAGTTCCAAAGCAGGAAACAAACCGATACGGTATAATTGATCCGGTTAAACAAGATGGAAGACTATACCAGGTGCGTAACTTTGTTGAGAAACCGGCAGTAGAAGATGCGCCTTCCAATGTAGCTATCATGGGAAGATACGTATTGACACCTGAGATCTTTGACATTTTAGAGGGCCAGGAAACCGGTTCTGGCGGGGAAATTCAATTAACTGACGCCATCCAGAAACTAAATGGGTCTCAAAATGTATACGCCTATGACTTCGAAGGTATCAGATATGATGTTGGAGAAAAATTCGGCTTTATTAAAACTACGATTGAAATGGCTTTAAATCGTGCTGACCTGCGCGAAGATTTGTTGAACTATCTTCAAGATGTAGTTGAAATCCAAGCTGTTTCAAAAAAATAGCGAGCTTGCCATAATGCAGGGAATAAGACTGTCAGTTTAAACAGGCAGTCTTATTCTTTGTTTTACCTGTAAGTGTTTATATTGTATCCTGTATAAGGGTGAACTATAGGACTGATATTAATATAAAGAAAAAAATCTCTAAGATATGAAGGTGATGAAATGATCTTAGTTATCGGCGGTGCCGGTTATATTGGGTCACATATTGTGAAAGAACTACTGGAACAGGGAAGAGATGTAATCGTTTTAGATAACCTTACAACAGGGAAACGGGATGCCGTGGATCCGCGGGCAGAGTTAATCGAGGCGGATTTAAGCGATAGGAAAGTTCTGAAGGAATTATTTCAGTCGAAACCTATAGAAGCTGTCATGCATTTTGCAGCAAACAGCCTTGTTGGAGAGTCAGTTAACAAACCCTATAAATATTACGAGAATAATGTCGGCAAGACGATCATCTTGCTGGAGGAAATGAAAGAAGCGAATATTAACAACTTTGTTTTTTCCTCCACTGCAGCGGTATACGGAATTCCTGAAACCGATTTAATTAGTGAAGATCTTGCGACTAAACCGATTAACCCTTATGGGCGTTCAAAGTTAATGGTAGAGCATATTTTGGAAGATGCTTTTCAGGCTCATGGATTAAATTATGTCACGCTCCGCTACTTCAATGCTGCTGGTGCATACCATACGGGTGAAATTGGAGAATCCCATGATCCCGAAACACATTTAATCCCAATCATTTTAGGTCATTTACTTGGTGAGAGAGAGTCAATCTCTGTTTTTGGAACCGATTATCCTACACAGGATGGAACATGCATACGAGATTATATACATGTAAGCGATCTGGCATCTGCCCACATTCTGGCTGTAGATGCTTTAATTGATAAGAAAGTGGACAGAAGAGTTTACAATCTGGGAAATGGTGCAGGATACTCAGTTAAAGAAGTAATTGAAGCATGTCAGGAAGTAACCGGCATCCAGGCAAATGTTGTTGAAAGTCCAAGGCGTGCCGGAGATCCGGCAGTACTTGTAGCTTCTTCAAAAAAGATTAGAGATGAACTAAACTGGGCTGCGAAATATGACCTTAATGCCATTATTTCAAGTGCCTGGAATTGGCATAAAAATAGAACTTATTAATTGAAACAGTGAGAAAAGAAAGGGATGTTCCATGATTGAACCACGTCCTAAAGTCAGTGTAATTGTACCTGTCTATAATGTTGAGAAGTATCTGGAAGAATGTTTGGATTCAATTGCTGCACAAACATTAACTGAAATAGAAGTTATTATGGTTAACGATGGGTCGACAGATTCAAGCGGAGAGATAATGGATCGCTATGATGAAATGTACCCTCACTTTAAAGCATACCATAAGCCTAATGGCGGCTTAGGTCATGCCAGAAATTACGGCGTTCAATTTGCAAAAGGTGAGTACCTCGTCTTTATCGATTCTGATGATTATGTAACCAGGAACGCATACAGGATGATGTATGAATCTGCAATTGAAACAGGATCTGACATTGTTATTGGAAATGTAAAAAGATTTAATTCTACTAAAGAGTTTGCTTCAGGCCTCCATAAAAAGGTCTTTAAAGAAACTATTCTCAATACCCATATTACAAAAAATATGGAGCTTATATACGATACAACTGCTTGGAATAAATTGTTTAAGAAGTCATTTTGGGATCAGCATCAATTTAAATTTCCAGAAGGCATATTATATGAAGATTTGCCGGTAACGATCCCTGCTCACTTTCTTTCGTCATCAACAGATGTTCTGGGAGATGTAATCTATTACTGGCGTGCAAGGGATGGCGGTGATCGCTCCATTACGCAGCAGCGTGACCAAATAGTGAACTTTACCGACCGTCTGGCAGTACTGAAGATGGTAGATGCCTTCTTTGATAAAATGGATATTCAAGGCGAACTTCGCGAAATGAAGGAATATAAAGCACTCAGCTTGGATATTCTTTTATATTTGAATGGTCTGGATGAAGTAGGGGAGGAGTTTCTTGATGTATTTGTGCAGGAAGTCTCTCAGTATCTGGAAGATATTCCTCCTCAAGTGATTAATCGATTAAATGCGATCGACCGGCTGAAGTATTATTTTGTAAAACAAGGTGACAAAGAAAAACTTCTTGAAGTTATACAATTTCAGAAGAACGAAATGAAAACAACCAAGGTTATCAAAAAGGGTAATCATTACTATGGAGATTATCCTTTTAGAAGCCAGCTGCCTGAATCACTTTACAGGATGGATGATGAGCTGCAGGTTGTAAGGAAAATTGAAGCTGCCAAGTGGGCTGGAAGCAAACTTACAATCAAAGGATATAATTATATCAGCAAAATGGATATGAAAAAGAAAAAACAGGTTAAGCTTGAAAGCTATCTATTAAATCCTGAAACAGGTGAGAAGGTTACAATTCCAGCTGAAGTCTCAGTTAGAAAAGATATTACCTTTAAAAAGGGTATCCGGATCAGCAAAAGAAGCCCTCTGAAAAGGCTTTATAATTATGATTGGTCAGGTTATGAGCTTGAGATTGACTTCGCTAACCAGGACATATCCGATTTGGGAAAGGGCAAGCTTGAGCTTTGGTTTCAACTCACCGTCGATAATATTATGCGCGAATTCAGAGCAGGCGGTCCAATAGCAGGTAAGAAGCCGAGACCAACATACAACACTGGGACAGGGCAAAGGGTATTCCCTAAATATAATAAGGCCTGGGATTTAGTGATTGAAGCGGATGTACTGTCTTCTGTTATTAATGAGCTGCACATCAAAGATGATCAGATCCATATTAATGGACAGACTATTTATGATGTTGATCGTTCAATGCTGACCTTGGTGAACTATTCGAGGGGATCAAGAATTGACTTTCCGCTATCAAAAGCATCAAATGTCAATAAGCATGGGGTCGACTTGGCTGGAAATGAATACAGTGCAACAGTGCCAGTCGGCTTGATAAACGATGAAGAGCAGGCTAACAAGTGGATTGGGTATATTAAGCATGAAGGCGAATTAATGCCGTTAACAGTACTGAATTATATAAAAAAGAGCAGTGCTCCATACGGGCAGAAAGAAATACGAATTCAAACAAGCCCTGCAGGGAACTTAAGTATTAATTTCCAAAATGTATCCCCTTATCTTGATGAATTGAAATTTTCAGATAATAAGTTGTGCTTTAATATTGAAGTATACAATAAATTCTTTAACATATTTGAGAAAATTGATGAAATACAAGTACTTCTTAAGCACTCTGAAAGCGGCAAAACATATGCAATCCCATACAAAACCCGGGATGCCGGTTCGTATAAATATTTGGACTGTGAATTTGATCTTCTCAGTGAAAAAGGTTTAGCCCTTATGGATGTGGGAATATGGAAGCTTTATCTGGAAGCCTCTGGTAATGACAACCATGAGCCAAATTTAGTAAGAAAAAGGGTACGTCTTGATAAGAAAGATATTAAATTCGATAAACATATTGTCTCTGGAATTAAATTAATTCCGTTTAAAACAAGGGAGGGCAATTTCGCAATAAAATCCGTTCTTCATTGGGATTGGATTGAAAGAGGTCCCCGCCGCCAGGAGGTAATTAAAAAGGTATTATATCCCTTATTCAGATACTTGCCTATGAAAAAGAAAACGGTAGTATTCGAAAGTTTTTGGGGGAAATCTTATAGTGATAATCCGCGTGCCATCTATGAAGAGATGGAGAAAAACGGTATGGATTATAACTATATTTGGATTTTAAATAATGAAAATACTGATATAGAAGGAAGAGGCAAAGCAGTCCGGAAAAATTCCTTGAAGTATTATTATTACCTGGCAACCGCGAAGTATTTTATTAACAATGCTAACTTCCCTGACTTCTACGAAAAACGGGATGGGGCAATAGAAGTCCAAACTCTTCATGGTACACCGCTTAAAACCATGGGTCTGGATGTGCCGGGAGAAATCGATACTGAAGAGAAAAGGAATAATTTCTTACGCAGATGCGGAAGATGGGATTATCTAATATCCACGAGTGATTATGTGACGAATCTCACCAGAAGATGCTTCTTATACGAAAAAGAGATGCTCGAAGTAGGATTTCCTAGAAATGATAAGTTGTTCCGGCATGATAATGAGAAAGACATCATGAATCTGAAGGAAAAAATAGGCATACCTCGTGATAAAAAGGTAATCTTGTATGCTCCTACCTGGCGGGTTAAAAAGGCGTTTAACCTGGAGCTGGAAGTGGATAAGATGCAGGAGCAGTTGGGAGATGAATATGTTCTCCTGTTGAGGCTGCACTATTTTGTCGCTAACTCGATTGATGTATCGAAAAATAAAGGCTTTGCTTATGATTTATCAAATTACGAGGATATTCAGGATTTGTATCTGATTTCTGATGTAATGATAACGGATTATTCCTCTGTAATGTTTGATTACGCTATTCTGAATCGTCCAATGCTGTTCTTTACTTATGACTTGGAGCTCTACAGAGACCAGTTAAGAGGAATGTATATAGATTTTGAAAAAGAAGCACCAGGTCCTTTGGCACGTACAACTCAGGATCTGATTGATTCCCTTCAAAATATGAACACTCATAATCAAAAGTATGATGAAAAAATGAAACAGTTCAGGGCTAAATACTGCCAGTATGACGATGGACATGCCAGTGAAAATGTGATAAATAAAGTATTTGAAAAGAATAAGTAAAACAAGAGCAGCCGTTAATAGCGGCTGCCTTTTTTATACTTGAATTCCAGTAAACTTCCATGTGATCAAGTGGCATTAAATCGAAAGATGATGTATAATTTAGAGTGTTGTATGTAAAAAAATGTAGAATTTTAGCGTAAAAATAGATAAATGGGTATACCTGCTTTAGATAATCTCTTGAATAATCCTGATAAAACCTTTACAATGATTTAGGACATGCTTACACAATTTTTAAGATTCTTTTAATTGTTAAATCTGTGTAAAGCCTTTGTAAAAGAAAACAGTTATCATACAAACTAGATTAATAGATATTAGAAATATAGGAGGAGATACAATGCGTAAAGTAATCACTTATGGAACGTTCGATTTACTCCACTGGGGTCATATAAATATCCTTAAAAGAGCCAAGGAACTTGGTGATTATCTGATTGTTGCCATTTCTTCTGACGAATTTAATGCCCTGAAGAATAAAAAGGCATATCATAGCTTCGATAACAGAAAAATGATACTTGAGTCAATCCGCTATGTCGATGAGGTAATAGCTGAAGAAAACTGGGAACAGAAAATTGAAGATGTTACTAAGCATGATATTGATGTATTTGTCATGGGCGATGATTGGGAAGGTAAATTCGACTTTCTAAAGGATTATTGTGAAGTGGTGTATCTTCCCCGTACTGTAGGGATCTCTACAACAAAGATTAAGAAGGATCTGTTAAAAGTTAATAATGGTTAGGGAACTGGCAATTACTGTCTACCTATTCATTTTTAAAATACTTTTTAATCTATTTAAACTATCTCCTTTAAAGAACAAGACCGTTTTCGTTGTTACCTTTGGAGATAACAGCTGGTATGTATACAAGCAGTTAAAGAAAATGAAGTATAATGGCGAAATTGTCTTCTTAAAAAGTAAACGAAGCAAGTTAAAAATAGAGAACAGCAATAATGTGAAAGTATATAACTTTGAAACGTATCAAATATTTGATACGTTTTTCTCAATTTATCATTTAGCAACTGCCAGAAAAATTTTTGTTGATAATTATTATGGATTCTTATCTGCCATTCAATTCAAAAAAGAAGCAGAATGTATTCAGCTTTGGCATGCTGCTGGAGCTATCAAGCAATTTGGGATTCATGATCCCTCAAACCAGCTTAGAACAAAACGAGCGTTAATTCGTTTTCAGAAAGTATACAAACAATTTCATAAAATCATTGTCGGTTCAGAAAATTTGGCGAAAATATATTTCGAGGCTTTCGGTGTTAATGAGCAAAATATATTAAGGTCTGGAATTCCACGTACCGACATTTTTTATAATATCAATAAAATCGAAGACATTAAGAAGAAAATGCTGAGGAAGTTTCCTTCCATAAAGAATAAAAAAGTAATTCTATATGCTCCAACTTATAGAGAAGCTGAGTTGGATTCATTTAGGCTGCAAATAGATTATAAAAAAATGTATGAAGAACTTGGGCCTGATATTATTATCATGCTAAGGCTTCACCCTGCAATAAACAATCATTCAGGCCATGAAGCATATCCGGATTATGTGATTGATTGCAGCAGGCACTTTAGGATGAACGATCTGCTGTTTGTCTGTGACTATCTAATCACTGATTATTCCTCCATTCCATTTGAATTTGCAATCTTGGAAAAGCCGATGATTTTTTATCCGTATGATTTGGAATCCTATTTAAAAGAGCGGGGTTTTTGGGAGGAATACGATGAATTTGTCCCTGGGCCTGTTGTCTATAATACCGATCAGATTATTGAATCACTCAAGAAGAACTCCTTTGATTATGAAAGAATAAGACAGTTTAAAGAGGAATGGAACCAATACTCTATAGGTAAATCAAGCGAAACGCTTGTCAAAATTCTATATCAGGATGATGAAATCGTTTTAGGAGCTAAGGATGAATATACTGACTAAATTGAAAAGACTTCCGGTTATTCAAGCCATATACAAAAACTTATTCCAATTTGTAGGGTTTTTCCCTGCAAATGAAAATCTCATTATGTTTGAAAGTTTTTTAGGAAAGCAATATAGCTGCAATCCAAGAGCCATTTATGAATACCTTAAGGATCATTACCCTGATTATCAGTTGTATTGGAGTGTGGATCCCCGCTTCACTGCTCCTTTTGAAGAAAAGGGAATCCCATATGTTAAAAGGTTTTCTCTTAAATGGTTATGGTTAATGGCAAGGGCCAAATGCTGGGTTACAAATAGCCGGATGCCACTTTGGATACCTAAACCAAAGCATACCACTTATCTTCAAACTTGGCATGGTACACCATTGAAAAAACTGGCGAATGATATGGAAGAGGTACACATGCATGGAACTGCCACTGAAAAATACAAAAGGGACTTTTATAAGGAATCAAGAAATTGGGATTATTTGATTTCACCCAATTCTTATTCCACGAAGATTTTTAGAAGAGCGTTTCAATATGACAATGAGATTATTGAATCTGGATATCCGCGCAATGATATTCTCCATATTGAAAATAAAGCCGTCTTAAGTAATCAAATCAAACTAAAGCTTGGAATCCCCTTGGACAAAAAAGTGCTTCTCTACGCACCAACGTGGAGGGATAATCAATTTTATCCTGATGGGAAATACAAGTTTGACTTGCAATTAGACCTCTCAATGTTAAGAGAGGCACTAGGGGACGAATATGTTATTATCCTCAGAATGCATTATCTTGTTGCGGAAAACTTTGATCTTACCCCCTATCAGGAATTTGCTTTTGATT includes the following:
- the tagD gene encoding glycerol-3-phosphate cytidylyltransferase, which codes for MRKVITYGTFDLLHWGHINILKRAKELGDYLIVAISSDEFNALKNKKAYHSFDNRKMILESIRYVDEVIAEENWEQKIEDVTKHDIDVFVMGDDWEGKFDFLKDYCEVVYLPRTVGISTTKIKKDLLKVNNG
- a CDS encoding CDP-glycerol glycerophosphotransferase family protein — encoded protein: MVRELAITVYLFIFKILFNLFKLSPLKNKTVFVVTFGDNSWYVYKQLKKMKYNGEIVFLKSKRSKLKIENSNNVKVYNFETYQIFDTFFSIYHLATARKIFVDNYYGFLSAIQFKKEAECIQLWHAAGAIKQFGIHDPSNQLRTKRALIRFQKVYKQFHKIIVGSENLAKIYFEAFGVNEQNILRSGIPRTDIFYNINKIEDIKKKMLRKFPSIKNKKVILYAPTYREAELDSFRLQIDYKKMYEELGPDIIIMLRLHPAINNHSGHEAYPDYVIDCSRHFRMNDLLFVCDYLITDYSSIPFEFAILEKPMIFYPYDLESYLKERGFWEEYDEFVPGPVVYNTDQIIESLKKNSFDYERIRQFKEEWNQYSIGKSSETLVKILYQDDEIVLGAKDEYTD
- a CDS encoding CDP-glycerol glycerophosphotransferase family protein — translated: MIEPRPKVSVIVPVYNVEKYLEECLDSIAAQTLTEIEVIMVNDGSTDSSGEIMDRYDEMYPHFKAYHKPNGGLGHARNYGVQFAKGEYLVFIDSDDYVTRNAYRMMYESAIETGSDIVIGNVKRFNSTKEFASGLHKKVFKETILNTHITKNMELIYDTTAWNKLFKKSFWDQHQFKFPEGILYEDLPVTIPAHFLSSSTDVLGDVIYYWRARDGGDRSITQQRDQIVNFTDRLAVLKMVDAFFDKMDIQGELREMKEYKALSLDILLYLNGLDEVGEEFLDVFVQEVSQYLEDIPPQVINRLNAIDRLKYYFVKQGDKEKLLEVIQFQKNEMKTTKVIKKGNHYYGDYPFRSQLPESLYRMDDELQVVRKIEAAKWAGSKLTIKGYNYISKMDMKKKKQVKLESYLLNPETGEKVTIPAEVSVRKDITFKKGIRISKRSPLKRLYNYDWSGYELEIDFANQDISDLGKGKLELWFQLTVDNIMREFRAGGPIAGKKPRPTYNTGTGQRVFPKYNKAWDLVIEADVLSSVINELHIKDDQIHINGQTIYDVDRSMLTLVNYSRGSRIDFPLSKASNVNKHGVDLAGNEYSATVPVGLINDEEQANKWIGYIKHEGELMPLTVLNYIKKSSAPYGQKEIRIQTSPAGNLSINFQNVSPYLDELKFSDNKLCFNIEVYNKFFNIFEKIDEIQVLLKHSESGKTYAIPYKTRDAGSYKYLDCEFDLLSEKGLALMDVGIWKLYLEASGNDNHEPNLVRKRVRLDKKDIKFDKHIVSGIKLIPFKTREGNFAIKSVLHWDWIERGPRRQEVIKKVLYPLFRYLPMKKKTVVFESFWGKSYSDNPRAIYEEMEKNGMDYNYIWILNNENTDIEGRGKAVRKNSLKYYYYLATAKYFINNANFPDFYEKRDGAIEVQTLHGTPLKTMGLDVPGEIDTEEKRNNFLRRCGRWDYLISTSDYVTNLTRRCFLYEKEMLEVGFPRNDKLFRHDNEKDIMNLKEKIGIPRDKKVILYAPTWRVKKAFNLELEVDKMQEQLGDEYVLLLRLHYFVANSIDVSKNKGFAYDLSNYEDIQDLYLISDVMITDYSSVMFDYAILNRPMLFFTYDLELYRDQLRGMYIDFEKEAPGPLARTTQDLIDSLQNMNTHNQKYDEKMKQFRAKYCQYDDGHASENVINKVFEKNK
- the galU gene encoding UTP--glucose-1-phosphate uridylyltransferase GalU — protein: MQKVKKAIIPAAGLGTRFLPATKAMPKEMLPIVDKPTIQYIVEEAIESGIEDIIIVTGKGKRAIEDHFDYALELEDNLVRKEKFDLLEKVRRSSQVDIHYIRQKEPKGLGHAIWCARKFIGNEPFAVLLGDDIVQAETPCLKQLTDLYEKVNSSVIGVQQVPKQETNRYGIIDPVKQDGRLYQVRNFVEKPAVEDAPSNVAIMGRYVLTPEIFDILEGQETGSGGEIQLTDAIQKLNGSQNVYAYDFEGIRYDVGEKFGFIKTTIEMALNRADLREDLLNYLQDVVEIQAVSKK
- the galE gene encoding UDP-glucose 4-epimerase GalE — encoded protein: MILVIGGAGYIGSHIVKELLEQGRDVIVLDNLTTGKRDAVDPRAELIEADLSDRKVLKELFQSKPIEAVMHFAANSLVGESVNKPYKYYENNVGKTIILLEEMKEANINNFVFSSTAAVYGIPETDLISEDLATKPINPYGRSKLMVEHILEDAFQAHGLNYVTLRYFNAAGAYHTGEIGESHDPETHLIPIILGHLLGERESISVFGTDYPTQDGTCIRDYIHVSDLASAHILAVDALIDKKVDRRVYNLGNGAGYSVKEVIEACQEVTGIQANVVESPRRAGDPAVLVASSKKIRDELNWAAKYDLNAIISSAWNWHKNRTY